The genomic window ATCTTTACTAGCTGTAAACCTTCGGAAGCGAGACGTCCCATCTCAAACAATTCAGGCTCGTTTATTGACGCCTCGATTGAACGTAACAAGCAATTGAACAATAGAGAATATGCGCAGATTGAGGCTTTCATTACAGACTCTGACAAACCTTTTCAATCTTCAGAATATGGGTTTTGGTATGCCTACAACACTAAAATAGAAACGAATACGCAAACCCCTAAGTTTGGCGATTTAGTACAGTACACCTATGCACTTAAAACTTTAGAGAGACAAGTCATTTATCCCGTAAAAGAACTAGAAACACAAAGCTATTATATCGACCAACAAGAATTATTTTCTGGATTGAGAGAAGGTTTAAAACTCATGAAAGAAGGCGAATCGATTACTTTTCTATTTCCATCTCAAAAAGCATATGGCTACTATGGAGATGAGGAGAAAATCGGTAGCAATGTACCGCTCGTTTGCGACGTTTCTTTATTAAAACTCACCAATAACTAACACACTATAATCTATTTAAAACCCAATAAAAATTCAAAAAAATGAAATTCACAAAAGTATTTATCCAATTATTTGCAGCAGGATTGCTGATTAGTTCCACCAGTTGCCAAGAACAATATCCAGATTTAGGCGATGGTATGTTTGCCGAATTTGTAACGTCTAAAGACACGATCATTATACAGTTGTTTTATGACAAAGTGCCATTAACAGTTGCTAATTTTGTAGGTCTTGCTGATGGGACTCACCCTATGTTGCCC from Formosa sp. Hel1_33_131 includes these protein-coding regions:
- the gldI gene encoding gliding motility-associated peptidyl-prolyl isomerase GldI; the protein is MKHLLIFIFTISIFTSCKPSEARRPISNNSGSFIDASIERNKQLNNREYAQIEAFITDSDKPFQSSEYGFWYAYNTKIETNTQTPKFGDLVQYTYALKTLERQVIYPVKELETQSYYIDQQELFSGLREGLKLMKEGESITFLFPSQKAYGYYGDEEKIGSNVPLVCDVSLLKLTNN